Proteins from a genomic interval of Watersipora subatra chromosome 10, tzWatSuba1.1, whole genome shotgun sequence:
- the LOC137406191 gene encoding uncharacterized protein: protein MAWLDDYMKKSETASNTSTNNISVVELDTQIEAPTPSTSTDDGELERTTLFSPTMPPVTPSSQRKRKRSNDDAIASSLLDNIKSFNSYLDSRRTCQTATDDSVERFGTMVKEQYRLLDAPSRRIFHIKVQKAYLEVMESASPYLSLHHQMNVLTKTWMAAHFIICSPCSTMFWCNGIY from the exons ATGGCATGGTTAGATGACTACATGAAGAAATCGGA AACAGCCTCAAATACCTCGACCAATAATATCTCTGTTGTTGAACTCGACACGCAGATCGAAGCACCGACACCATCTACCTCCACAGATGATGGTGAGCTTGAGAGAACCACTCTTTTCAGCCCGACTATGCCACCAGTGACGCCATCTTCCCAAAGAAAAAGAAAGCGATCAAATGATGACGCAATCGCTTCCTCTCTGCTGGACAACATAAAGTCTTTCAATTCTTACTTAGATAGCAGG AGAACTTGTCAGACTGCTACTGATGATAGTGTTGAAAGATTTGGCACCATGGTGAAGGAGCAGTACAGGCTACTGGATGCTCCTAGTCGTAGAATCTTCCACATTAAAGTCCAAAAAGCCTACCTCGAAGTAATGGAGTCGGCTTCCCCCTACCTCAGTTTGCATCATCAAATGAATGTGTTGACCAAGACTTGGATGGCAGCACATTTCATCATCTGTAGCCCGTGTAGCACTATGTTTTGG